In the genome of Yarrowia lipolytica chromosome 1B, complete sequence, the window AGTGAAGACGTGGACGAGTTGTTGgagtgctgctgctgctgcttggcgGCAGATCCCACGGAGGTGAACCCAGCCCAAGGGTGGTCACCAGCCTCGGAGGTCGTGGAGCGCACAGAGATACCGCTGGTGGGCCGGGCTCGTCGAATTTCACCGCTGCGTCGGTTCTCTCCTGATCGGCGAGTCATTTCGCCCGAGCGTCGCACCTCACCAGACCGTCGAGCCTGGCCATGCAGAGCATTGTAAGTAGCCTGGTGAGCGGTGGGAGTCTGTTTTGTGGGAGGAGGGGCatgggtcacgtgagggGGGGGAGAGTGGGTATgtgcaggaggaggggtGTGTACAGGGTGTACGGGGTGTACGGGGTGGGCAGCCGGAGCGGGGGGCTGAACGGCAGCtgctggctgctgctgttgaacTGGGGCAGGAGCTTGGCGCACAGGAGCAGGCTCGTCATCGTCAAGCAACATGGACTTGATGTTGTTTGATTTTGTGCTCTGTGGGATAGAGCTGGTTGTcgtgttggtggtggtgttgacaGAGGTCGTGGAGTAGTTGGGTCTGGTGGCCTGAGAGCTCACCGAGGGGGCATTGGAACGGGTGGGTTTCACCTTGGCCGGCTTGGGTTGCTCAGGtttcttgtcctcctgGCTCTTGCCAAAGTTTTTGAATTTCCAGGCGAGGGAGGCTCCCTTGAGGGGCGCCTCGTTGGCGGTGGACGCCGACGGTTGCTTCTTGGACGAGGTCGCGCCTCTTAGGGTCTTGAGCATCTCTCGTTTGGGCGGCGAGGGCGGGGCGTCGATAGGCGATGACGCTGACGAGAGGGGCTGGAGATCGGGCCGTGAGTTGACGGGCGTGTATACGGTggaagacgacgaggtggacCGTTGATGGGCGGAGATGGGAGCTAGGGTTAGTCGATGTGCGTGCGATGATGTGCGCGTGGTGGGCGGTTTCGACGCTGGAGGACTATCACGTGGTGGGCCGGTGAATTGTCCGTATGCCGGGTTGACCTCTCGTGTTATCGTCTAAACGTGGTAGGGTCTAGAGGAGACGGGGGAAAAAAGTATGTTGGTAGTGGTGGTGTGCGGCCTGATTTACAATTACACTTGCCGGCTCTGCTCACCAAGCTTTTTAACTTGGCCCAATGTTATTGTTTAGCAGGCACAACAATGCGTGGATGTGCAGGACGCAGTAAGGGAGGGTAATTTGGGAGAGCAACAAGCACTGTAGATTGAAGGGGGGGGATGATGTTGTGTTTCGCTGTATGGGGCAAGGGCGTCGAACAAAGCAAGGCACAAAAAGAAGCCTAGGCGCCGAAAGGCAGAGATGTCGAAAAGGTGTTTTGGCTCAGAAGCCTCAACCCACCGATTCGCTCAATAACCTACTGCACCTCTCAAAGAGCCCCCCAAAGACTGGGAAATCAAATTAAAACCCGCACCCAAAAAACTAGTCGCTGAAACCTTGCTATCGCCAGGAAATGGGAAATTGCAGGATTGGGCTCGTGCAACCGATTCCACCCCTTACGCTGCATGAACGATGCGCACACGACCTGACAATAACAAAACATTGCTGGCGTCACGGTGTGCCCAAACGTTGCACCGCACATGTGACCAGACACCGGCCGATGTGCCTTTGGCTTCGCACCCCAAGTTTATTTTTCTTCACTCATGCTCCATGAAGACAGCAAGTGAGGCTTGAGAGATGTTAAACCGTGAGGTTAAAGACAATGAGGGATGGACAGTTTTGAGTAGGGCGGGGAGTAAAAAAATTATCGAGCATGCGGTATTAGTCGGGTGGGGAgaaccacgtgaccaacgGACaaccctacaagtaggccGAACATAAGACATACCCACGCGACTAACCGCGAGACGAGGCGTCATTTGCAATGTAGCTGTCAACCGGCTGTCACATGAGATATGGTCAGTCCAGCTACCTCCGCCTGCCTCACTAGTCGATAATAATTCACCCCACATATCACTCACTCTTTCTTTCGTTTGACTCGCTGTGCATCAGCCCATTGCAGAAACCTCTCAGCTACGAGCACCATAGCCTGTCTTCACAATAGAgtctggtcacgtgctccAAAATGTACCAACATAGATTTTGATCCTGTATCCTCATCGTGTATCCTTCCTATCCTATCTTCATCTCTATACTCACTGAAATCGGCTGAATTGTACTGTCGTTCCTGCGATCTGTCTTCGTATCGCTCCTTGCGTACCTCGGGCTCGACAGGCTGGAAGTCCTGTTGAGGGGGGTACTGGTACTGTGTCTGAACCGGTGCCACAACGGGCTTAGGTCGATCAAAGTCTACAGGCGGCGCCAGCAGGTTGCTGGTTTTGGGGGTATCGTTTTTGCCTGGTGACAGATCCAGATCAAGCAGTTGGGGCTTCTGGGGCGACGTGTTGATGTTGGACGACGAACCAGGAACCTGTTTTCGAGGAACGTTGTATCGATTGACACTGCTAGAGCTGGGGTTGGAGTGTTGAGGCTGGAGGGCCGGCTGCAGTGActgctggctctgctgaGTCTGGTAATACGGTCGCACTTGAGGTGGCacctgttgctgctgctgctgctgtcgagaGTCGTAGCCCTGGAAGGGATTGTGGatgttgctggagctggcgCCATGGGACGGAGGGACTGGAGCCGACGAATTGCCCAGCGACAGATTGTTGAGCGACGGCAGCGATGCCTGGGTCACATAAGGGTTGGTCGACACCTGTTTCTTGCGTTCGAGATTGCCAATGCGTTCTCGACACTCctgctcaagctcaagaatGGAGTTGAGCAGGCCTCGTTCTGTGTCGCTGCGGGGCTTGGAGTTCTCCACCTGCTTGATTTTGGCATTGATGGAAAACAGGCACAACGTCCAAGCCTGGAGAGCGGGGCCGTCTTGCTGGGCCGTCTCTAGGAGCACAGCCTGAAGAGTGCCCTCGTGGGCATCGTCGTAGATGTTTTGCagttgttgctggagctgcgTCGGGCCGCCAAACAGACTGTAGTTTGCCATGTGTTGATGTTAAAGGGGCGAAGAGTACTGGGTGATTCTGAAACCTGAAATTTGCAGAAACGTCAAGTGCGGTTGCCTAAGTTAGTTTAGCTTAGATATGCAGGCGGGATGGTCCAAGGGATGGAGGTAGAATTCAGAGAAGGTGCAGAAACGCACGAGTTGAAACGTAGACGGAgagttgaggaggaggggaaCGGCGGTGGCAGTCGATTTCTTATCGCATCGGTACATTTATCGACTATTTTCTCTCTATAAGAGTACGCCCACTTTTTTTCCACCATCCTGAGCACTCCACTTTTCCAACTATATTTAGAACACTTGTTTTCCAGCAAGTTC includes:
- a CDS encoding uncharacterized protein (Compare to YALI0B20834g, some similarities with uniprot|P39955 Saccharomyces cerevisiae YER047c SAP1 member of the AAA-protein family P21.1.f17.1) translates to MANYSLFGGPTQLQQQLQNIYDDAHEGTLQAVLLETAQQDGPALQAWTLCLFSINAKIKQVENSKPRSDTERGLLNSILELEQECRERIGNLERKKQVSTNPYVTQASLPSLNNLSLGNSSAPVPPSHGASSSNIHNPFQGYDSRQQQQQQQVPPQVRPYYQTQQSQQSLQPALQPQHSNPSSSSVNRYNVPRKQVPGSSSNINTSPQKPQLLDLDLSPGKNDTPKTSNLLAPPVDFDRPKPVVAPVQTQYQYPPQQDFQPVEPEVRKERYEDRSQERQYNSADFAPISAHQRSTSSSSTVYTPVNSRPDLQPLSSASSPIDAPPSPPKREMLKTLRGATSSKKQPSASTANEAPLKGASLAWKFKNFGKSQEDKKPEQPKPAKVKPTRSNAPSVSSQATRPNYSTTSVNTTTNTTTSSIPQSTKSNNIKSMLLDDDEPAPVRQAPAPVQQQQPAAAVQPPAPAAHPVHPVHPVHTPPPAHTHSPPPHVTHAPPPTKQTPTAHQATYNALHGQARRSGEVRRSGEMTRRSGENRRSGEIRRARPTSGISVRSTTSEAGDHPWAGFTSVGSAAKQQQQHSNNSSTSSLTSAQTAAAGAGAQKAAQAQQAALAHNRALKPVSSPSTNANANHSAKKPAYQYIVQPTPAKPQQSAATRAALAKSKQLNDRTKAKRQAAASAQNRTRQVHTPPAQGRPAQHQQPQGAKQILNASGGRQESPSPEQQEEEKKPLTEWDKKVAEIMKDLRGVDENAAKQILNEIVVQGDEVHWEDIAGLEAAKSSLKETVVYPFLRPDLFSGLREPARGMLLFGPPGTGKTMLARAVATESNSTFFSISASSLTSKFLGESEKLVRALFFMAKALAPSIIFVDEIDSLLSQRSDSGEHEASRRIKNEFLVQWSDLASAAAGREREGDVQRVLVLAATNLPWGIDEAARRRFVRRQYIPLPEIETREAQFTKLLAAQRTNLSEEERKGLLQLTEGFSGSDITALTKDAAMGPLRALGDKLLTTSREDIRPIGYQDFISSLAFIRPSVSKEGLKAFEDWAAEYGSSGA